The genomic window TGCCATCGGCGACAACCTGCTCAGCAAGCAGTTTGCCACTGATATCATGAAGCTGAACAAGTGCTTCACCGTCAAGCGCAAGTCCAGTAACCGGCGCGAGAAGCTGGCGGCAGCTACCCAGCTGTCTAACTACATCTACCACTCGGTAGTGAACGACAACGAGCATGTGTGGATTGCCCAGCGCTCCGGACGTGCCAAGGACGGGCTGGACCGGACCAACCCGGCCCTGTGTGCCATGTTCGCCATGACCAAGGACAAGGAAACCTCGTTTGCTGAGTTCTGGCGCAAGCTGCACATCGTGCCACTGTCGATTTCCTATGAGTGGGACCCCTGCGACATGCAGAAAGCGCGGCAGATCTACTTCGAGGCAAACCCCGAGGGCTACAACAAGAGCAAGCATGAGGACCTGAAGTCCATTGCCAAGGGCGTGGTGGGTCAGAAAGGCCATGTACACGCTGCCTTCGGTACGCCCATCGAGGGCGATTACCATGATGTGTCCACTCTTGCAGAAGAGATTGATCGCCAGATTATCGGCAACTACGTCCTGCATCCCACCAACCTGATCGCCTACGAAATGCTCTACGGTGAGGCGCCAGACCTGCCGGTCTCATGGCCACCGCGGGAGTGGCGGCCGGACGAGCACCGGGAGATCCGGCAGAAGTTCGAGGAGCGCATGGATCGTATGGATGAGCGCTGGCGCAGGCAGGCCATTCAGTCCTACGCCAACCCGGTGGTTTCCAAGCTCGCCTACGAATAATCCCCACCGCGTGCCGTTCGAGCGCGCGGTGGGACCGTTGAATCGGTTACCATTGCGCGTCTTCCGTCTCAACCAGCGTGCCGGCGTTCCCAGTGCTAACCGATCAACAAAAGAAATCCATTCAAACTGCCTACAGTCAGTTCCTGGCCGGCCGTTCTCTCAAGGCGCGCTACGGCCAAAAGCTGATGGTGGCCGCGATCGCGCGCACGATCGGCAGCATTGCCCAGGATGGTGCCGGTGAGCGGGATCACGGCAAAACTGACGGCGAGCATATCTGTGTGGTGGAGGCCGGAACCGGTACGGGCAAGACCGTTGCCTACCTGCTCGCTGCCATCCCCCTGGCCCAGGCCCACGACAAGACGCTGGTGGTGTCCACCGCCACCGTGGCCCTGCAAGAACAGATCATCCACAAGGACCTTCCCGAGGTGGCTCGCCACAGTGGCCTGAAGTTCGATTTCAGCCTGGCCAAGGGGCGCGGTCGCTACCTCTGCCTGAGCAAGCTGGACCAGCTGTTGACCGAGTTCAGCGGTAACGGCATCGGCACCAGCATGGGGCTGT from Microbulbifer aggregans includes these protein-coding regions:
- a CDS encoding 1-acyl-sn-glycerol-3-phosphate acyltransferase is translated as MRASELDPAQFEDMRPYRDDEVREALDRMIADPEMSHAAAHFLVPKLAKLEGPIAWLVRQFLRFEFRKAHDVRGVQEVVAKYMDMVVNRTSDGLTISGLDTLPKDRACLFVSNHRDIAMDPALSILSMYKEGHETSRIAIGDNLLSKQFATDIMKLNKCFTVKRKSSNRREKLAAATQLSNYIYHSVVNDNEHVWIAQRSGRAKDGLDRTNPALCAMFAMTKDKETSFAEFWRKLHIVPLSISYEWDPCDMQKARQIYFEANPEGYNKSKHEDLKSIAKGVVGQKGHVHAAFGTPIEGDYHDVSTLAEEIDRQIIGNYVLHPTNLIAYEMLYGEAPDLPVSWPPREWRPDEHREIRQKFEERMDRMDERWRRQAIQSYANPVVSKLAYE